A genome region from Nocardia sp. NBC_00565 includes the following:
- a CDS encoding DUF1003 domain-containing protein: MLKPPKSPLHPTVLKQQEMRAASLQLRLADQITKFAGSMQFVYIHAVLFAVWMLWFEKSPWPTLTLVVSLEAIFLSTFVMIGQNRQAQFQQLKADHDFTEQELQLKSDLELTKSIHAMTTELHRRLIEEADRK, translated from the coding sequence ATGCTGAAGCCGCCGAAGTCGCCGCTGCATCCCACCGTCCTGAAGCAGCAGGAGATGCGGGCGGCCAGCCTCCAGCTCCGGCTCGCCGACCAGATCACCAAGTTCGCCGGGTCGATGCAGTTCGTCTATATCCACGCGGTGTTGTTCGCGGTCTGGATGCTGTGGTTCGAGAAGAGTCCGTGGCCGACCCTGACACTGGTCGTCTCGCTGGAGGCGATCTTCCTGTCGACTTTCGTGATGATCGGCCAGAACCGGCAGGCGCAGTTCCAGCAGTTGAAGGCCGACCACGACTTCACCGAGCAGGAGTTACAGCTCAAGTCCGATCTCGAGCTGACGAAGTCCATTCATGCGATGACCACGGAACTGCACCGCAGGCTGATCGAGGAAGCGGACCGGAAGTAG